In the genome of Coregonus clupeaformis isolate EN_2021a chromosome 1, ASM2061545v1, whole genome shotgun sequence, one region contains:
- the LOC121574933 gene encoding titin isoform X1, translating into MQRMIRQFAAEYTSKSSSSSQDGPSAPSPAPQPHPDQSLPPPPSLPPAASLGATVTASVPSQNPVLSKLLMADQDSPLDLTVKKPPPQPVEQDGVLDLSLKKGRARSSMSSLHSSHLSQTSTLRGECLELSPAKARDLQSTSTLEQFMAKLCVHHQRQIVDALGFLQTEVKAISSSSTSPASAFKPSCSVEHGALQGPSPEPCLETLEKGRIGQKLPMASTPKGPAEGRETVGTRSSRLAAPEKTPETAVSRNVSGAAGPALDLCKPGPGESKALATLLRSTDNGESKPLSDHAPLKIKIMKSSSLADGKKLSSVLTTSLPACAGTMDKRQGNSDSSIRADTYSNGLGSSVKRHNHANHSTRQRGSFGRTRDMLVKQSPLQKTPTIIPPVSPRTARKTIKGSSYHRPRDSSSVCQFVTDPDLGHCDIVCIDKPITDCFQKWQHRRLPRHNARKSTRGHMYVEEMWELKTVRTLARKSARNYSGNCLTPMPDLNTLVTPKQVLGKPEGVPFVDMPFIGGILETVSQKTPSEHPAERELPGAGDIETAATSASEVELIVQTSQTDQSQCKEQTDPPPPSQCPPVENEQCAGTDSEQPRQSVAPEDSLAHTVVETAHQDVNSVNNDIVLSESPEQVVMGKDVNPSHKTSEEAELVQDKLQCVPEGQNVISETQQKESESLTPSMESTGDKEKNEVVSAGAIDKEQAEPLEHQSPDDQKPSEVPTESERMEVQETGKVEPDLAPGDGNNVPEEKKTDADSSSKKADEAVVKQSPPRRAEKQGIPARVIPSRVKEVAVIETENMIICGYVNGRPIGQSDRCLRERTAKNTPESTPTKTNRPIKASLKQTEKPSENVSEIPQVSPETPLTPVAAGKSVKSPLSKRPTKASLKQSEKPSENMPEVPQVSFPPDEVIKSPVSKRRTKTFKAKATQNLPDTKTPAEASQITITARQSIPDTPLVPDTPVDSPRSPEPRHPVRSARLQQAAAVTSPLLPVASPPLPVASPPLPVASPPLPVVSPPLPVVSPLLLVTSPPTEVAVTFIVPPEPSTSLPLPCTEFNPSLPVASPLLPIVPHLFPSFDQNSAVTQSSAELKVETAQPAPKPKPSKTQNTAVETRVQTRPKLRSSMMVVAKEVEVEKVVSLQVSSQGSAHTEGTIIKKSEAQAQSSPLRSKIIPKKEGEASKLAPSKEGEPSKLTSLKNSEEPTLLKKVEAPTSMDNKIPSGDSSRSSISSASDKPGRMPLRSESSKTEVASQSVTPTTPPTAVENRKSALRVQRSPTPSTSAPITAEKQSEVASPSRLKSPVRLLSPIKLKPERIIKSPLRDSPLLVSSPLPSSLVTPLLLPKLEPPVQSRHKFLELLDVEENQQKISNLNTRFDKMHRGWVQIDKEGQPTPKHKNKADRQAVIWKSKRRVRKPKSSEHQRYSLVQMLFKNDLDLASICRWYMESTETQSMVIVKKVNTRLPSETQLLFPGMSQGPSKGLFPSLQAERLKKHLKKFAIASPVKSNPKSQKLIAKALAQDVSTSTPKGKEKRELTTATRISTKAYLSSAEAQPADGQKASAKAKNPAISWILRKYSNIREKMQGQQSSKKPKGAPRKEFKASKVKPSKPPKTKLAKPTKLKPATAQRQKLSVSGDKSVKEPSVVKTERAQPSPSGKNPAKAAVQERSVKTSSSSRTLRDIGRKESASPQRSTQRAMTPKAQKNTPASAITPKTESNKQQVGAEKAGVEKTMPTQAGETKRHSESRVSETKVTESKGAESKGTESEVESPQQNMDVKSSGSPDQVLTRSQRKMEATPSPSIPQSANSKPATKRANEPAQSESPKAATKRSQKSTQTPAKRTRKK; encoded by the exons ATGCAGAGGATGATCCGCCAGTTTGCTGCCGAATATACCTCAAAAAGCAGCTCCTCTTCTCAGGACGGCCCCTCTGCCCCCAGCCCTGCTCCCCAGCCCCACCCAGATCAAAGCCTGCCACCTCCCCCCTCGCTGCCCCCTGCTGCCAGCCTTGGTGCTACTGTGACAGCCTCCGTGCCCAGCCAGAACCCTGTCCTCTCCAAGCTGCTTATGGCCGACCAGGACTCGCCTCTCGACCTCACTGTCAAAAAGCCTCCGCCACAGCCTGTAGAACAAG ATGGAGTGCTGGACCTGTCACTCAAAAAGGGACGGGCCAGAAGCAGCATGTCATCGCTCCACAGTTCTCACCTTTCCCAGACATCCACTCTCAGAGG TGAATGTCTGGAGCTGAGTCCAGCGAAGGCCAGGGACCTCCAGTCCACTTCGACGCTGGAGCAGTTCATGGCCAAGCTGTGTGTGCATCACCAGAGGCAGATTGTCGACGCTCTGGGCTTCCTACAGACAGAG GTCAAGGCTATATCCTCCTCCAGCACTTCACCAGCCTCTGCCTTCAAACCCTCTTGCTCAGTCGAGCACGGCGCCCTCCAGGGTCCTAGCCCTGAACCCTGCCTGGAGACCCTGGAGAAGGGGAGGATTGGCCAGAAACTTCCCATGGCTTCCACTCCCAAAGGACCGGCGGAGGGGCGAGAAACAGTTGGTACCAGGAGTAGCAGGTTGGCAGCCCCAGAGAAGACCCCTGAGACTGCTGTGTCAAGAAATGTATCTGGGGCCGCTGGGCCGGCCTTGGATCTCTGTAAACCTGGCCCAGGGGAGTCTAAGGCTTTGGCAACCCTTCTCAGAAGCACAGACAACGGTGAGAGTAAACCTCTTAGTGACCATGCTCCTCTAAAGATCAAAATCATGAAGTCCAGCAGCTTGGCTGATGGTAAGAAGCTGTCCTCTGTGCTCACCACCTCTCTTCCTGCTTGCGCCGGTACTATGGATAAACGGCAGGGCAATTCTGACTCTTCAATCAGAGCAGATACTTACAGCAATGGACTCGGCTCCTCTGTGAAAAGGCACAATCATGCTAATCACTCAACAAGACAAAGAGGCTCCTTTGGACGTACCAGAGATATGCTGGTCAAACAGAGTCCACTCCAAAAGACCCCCACCATCATACCCCCAGTTTCCCCCAGGACAGCAAGGAAGACCATAAAGGGGTCTTCCTACCATCGGCCTAGGGACTCTTCCTCAGTGTGTCAGTTTGTAACCGACCCTGATCTTGGCCACTGCGACATTGTCTGCATCGACAAACCAATCACAGACTGTTTCCAGAAATGGCAGCACCGTCGGCTCCCGCGACACAACGCCAGGAAAAGCACCAGAGGTCACATGTACGTGGAGGAGATGTGGGAGCTTAAGACTGTCCGTACATTAGCCAGGAAGTCCGCCCGCAACTATAGTGGCAACTGTCTCACTCCAATGCCAGATCTCAATACTCTGGTCACCCCTAAACAGGTGCTTGGCAAGCCTGAGGGTGTACCTTTTGTGGATATGCCCTTCATTGGAGGTATTTTGGAGACGGTCAGTCAGAAAACTCCCTCGGAGCATCCAGCTGAAAGGGAGTTGCCTGGGGCTGGGGATATAGAGACTGCAGCAACATCAGCCAGTGAGGTGGAGCTGATTGTTCAGACTAGTCAGACAGACCAGAGTCAATGCAAAGAGCAGACTGACCCTCCACCTCCTTCACAGTGTCCCCCAGTGGAGAACGAGCAGTGTGCAGGGACAGACTCAGAGCAGCCAAGGCAGAGCGTAGCACCAGAGGATAGTCTAGCTCATACTGTGGTCGAGACCGCACATCAGGATGTAAACAGTGTTAATAATGACATTGTTTTGAGTGAAAGCCCAGAGCAAGTGGTGATGGGGAAAGATGTGAACCCATCACATAAGACATCAGAAGAAGCTGAGCTTGTCCAGGATAAGCTGCAGTGTGTGCCAGAGGGCCAGAACGTTATCTCTGAAACCCAACAAAAGGAATCTGAATCCCTGACCCCTTCCATGGAGAGCACTGGAGACAAGGAGAAGAATGAGGTAGTGAGTGCAGGTGCAATTGATAAAGAGCAGGCCGAGCCTCTGGAACATCAGAGTCCAGATGACCAGAAACCATCTGAGGTTCCCACAGAGAGTGAAAGGATGGAGGTGCAGGAAACGGGCAAGGTTGAACCAGACTTGGCTCCAGGTGACGGCAACAATGTGCCTGAAGAGAAAAAGACAGATGCTGATTCGTCCTCTAAAAAGGCTGATGAGGCAGTTGTGAAACAATCACCTCCAAGACGTGCTGAAAAACAGGGTATTCCAGCACGGGTGATTCCTTCAAGGGTGAAGGAAGTTGCAGTGATTGAGACAGAGAATATGATTATATGTGGATATGTGAATGGTAGACCTATAGGACAGTCTGACAGATGTTTGCGTGAACGGACAGCTAAAAACACCCCAGAGTCTACTCCTACGAAGACTAATCGCCCCATTAAGGCCTCTCTGAAACAGACTGAGAAACCTTCAGAGAATGTGTCTGAGATTCCACAAGTCTCACCTGAGACTCCTCTCACCCCGGTCGCTGCTGGGAAAAGCGTCAAAAGCCCCTTGTCGAAACGACCCACCAAGGCCTCCCTGAAACAATCTGAGAAACCCTCTGAGAACATGCCAGAAGTTCCTCAAGTCTCATTCCCTCCAGATGAAGTGATCAAAAGCCCTGTGTCCAAACGTCGCACAAAAACCTTTAAAGCTAAAGCAACTCAGAACCTGCCTGACACGAAGACACCTGCGGAAGCAAGCCAGATCACTATAACAGCAAGACAGAGCATTCCTGACACTCCTCTAGTCCCAGACACACCAGTCGACTCCCCCAGGAGCCCTGAGCCCAGACACCCTGTCAGATCAGCCAGACTGCAACAGGCAGCAGctgttacctctcctctcctccctgtcgcCTCGCCTCCCCTCCCTGTCGCCTCGCCTCCCCTCCCTGTCGCTTCGCCACCCCTCCCTGTCGTCTCGCCTCCCCTCCCTGTCGTCTCGCCTCTCCTCCTAGTTACCTCCCCTCCCACTGAAGTTGCTGTTACTTTCATTGTCCCCCCAGAACCATCtacctccctcccactcccctgCACAGAGTTTAACCCTTCCCTCCCCGttgcctctcctcttcttcctattGTCCCCCATCTTTTCCCTTCATTTGATCAGAACAGTGCAGTTACCCAGAGCTCTGCAGAGCTGAAAGTTGAAACGGCTCAGCCAGCTCCAAAACCCAAACCCAGCAAGACACAGAACACGGCAGTGGAAACTAGGGTGCAAACAAGACCAAAGCTCAGGTCGTCAATGATGGTAGTAGCAAAGGAAGTTGAAGTTGAAAAGGTTGTGAGTCTGCAAGTTAGCAGTCAGGGTTCTGCTCACACAGAGGGTACAATCATTAAAAAGAGTGAGGCGCAAGCACAAAGTAGTCCACTAAGaagcaaaataattcccaaaaagGAAGGAGAAGCAAGCAAATTGGCTCCATCTAAAGAGGGAGAACCAAGCAAATTGACTTCCCTGAAGAATTCAGAGGAACCAACTTTGCTGAAGAAGGTAGAGGCACCAACTTCAATGGATAACAAAATTCCATCTGGAGATTCCAGCAGGTCTTCCATCAGCAGTGCTTCAGACAAACCTGGGCGAATGCCATTGAGGAGTGAGAGTAGTAAAACTGAAGTGGCCAGCCAGTCCGTTACCCCGACAACCCCACCAACTGCGGTGGAGAACAGGAAGTCTGCTTTGAGAGTCCAGAGGTCACCCACGCCCTCAACCAGTGCTCCAATCACAGCTGAGAAACAGAGTGAAGTGGCATCTCCCAGTAGGCTGAAATCCCCAGTGAGACTCTTATCACCCATCAAGTTAAAACCTGAGAGGATAATCAAGTCTCCACTGAGGGATTCTCCTTTGCTGGTCAGTTCTCCTCTGCCCTCCAGCTtagtcactcctctcctcctgcccaAGCTGGAGCCCCCAGTACAGTCTCGACACAAGTTCCTGGAGTTACTAGACGTAGAGGAAAACCAACAGAAAATCTCTAATCTCAACACCAGGTTCGATAAGATGCATAGAGGCTGGGTCCAGATAGACAAAGAGGGACAACCAACGCCCAAACACAAGaacaaggcagacagacaggcagtgatATGGAAGAGCAAGCGCCGGGTCCGCAAGCCCAAGTCTTCGGAGCACCAGAGGTACTCCCTTGTCCAGATGCTTTTCAAGAATGATTTGGACCTAGCCAGTATCTGCCGCTGGTACATGGAGTCAACAGAAACCCAATCAATGGTCATCGTAAAGAAGGTGAACACGCGTCTTCCCTCTGAGACCCAGCTGCTCTTCCCCGGTATGTCCCAAGGGCCGTCCAAAGGGCTCTTCCCTAGCCTGCAGGCCGAGCGCTTGAAGAAACACTTGAAGAAGTTTGCCATCGCTTCCCCTGTGAAGAGCAACCCTAAGAGCCAGAAGCTGATTGCTAAAGCCCTGGCGCAGGATGTCAGTACAAGTACACCCaaagggaaggagaagagagagctgACCACGGCCACCCGGATCTCCACCAAAGCCTATCTCTCCTCTGCAGAGGCACAGCCAGCCGATGGCCAGAAGGCCTCAGCGAAGGCCAAGAACCCAGCCATTTCCTGGATCCTGCGGAAGTACTCCAATATACGGGAGAAGATGCAAGGTCAACAAAGCTCCAAGAAGCCAAAAGGGGCCCCAAGAAAAGAGTTCAAAGCTTCCAAAGTCAAACCCTCTAAACCCCCAAAGACGAAATTGGCAAAACCAACTAAATTGAAACCGGCCACTGCCCAGAGGCAGAAATTATCTGTTTCTGGAGATAAAAGTGTGAAGGAGCCAAGTGTAGTCAAAACAGAGCGAGCGCAGCCATCTCCTAGTGGAAAGAATCCAGCAAAAGCTGCTGTCCAGGAGAGATCAGTCAAGactagcagtagcagtagaaccTTAAGGGATATCGGTAGGAAAGAGAGTGCTTCACCACAGAGGTCTACCCAAAGAGCGATGACCCCAAAAGCACAGAAAAACACCCCTGCTTCTGCCATCACCCCTAAGACGGAATCAAACAAACAGCAGGTTGGAGCGGAGAAGGCAGGGGTGGAAAAGACTATGCCAACACAAGCAGGTGAAACAAAGAGACACTCTGAAAGTAGAGTATCTGAGACTAAAGTCACTGAAAGTAAAGGTGCTGAGAGCAAAGGCACTGAAAGTGAGGTTGAGTCTCCTCAACAGAACATGGACGTCAAATCATCAGGCTCTCCTGACCAGGTACTCACAAGGTCACAAAGGAAGATGGAGGCcactccatccccctccatccctcagaGTGCAAACTCTAAGCCTGCCACAAAGAGGGCCAATGAACCTGCTCAGAGTGAGTCTCCTAAGGCTGCCACAAAGAGAAGCCAGAAGAGCACACAGACTCCAGCCAAGCGCACCAGGAAGAAATAG
- the LOC121574933 gene encoding ligand-dependent corepressor isoform X2, which produces MQRMIRQFAAEYTSKSSSSSQDGPSAPSPAPQPHPDQSLPPPPSLPPAASLGATVTASVPSQNPVLSKLLMADQDSPLDLTVKKPPPQPVEQDGVLDLSLKKGRARSSMSSLHSSHLSQTSTLRGRSLRADGQAGLPMRSLQDGRRRENFGHSAPLKPTSPLGHALHIKQEVNQDSDTELSPNQNHTSRPFDHLSLSRYGSPSWASKTHFGALLKLRANSGAGDHLKDLPSLLEAAGLFTKSPSCGKAILQEARRDQGLSLSLSPPVDLKIPRVRGLGVDLSWGSLSSDPYSLPSPHCENSLGKRLRSILPKHGRRGSSGGLDGPGRDGEYWGSSNADRPASGGQYPTSDPEADLCNKQPRKKRGRYRQYNTELLEEAIEVVMGGKMSVSKAQTVYGIPHSTLEYKVKERLGTLKHPPKKKLKLMSLMEELEGTEAPEGKEALDAPLDPQESLWEGRQSVSVPRENGRELLSTGLSPDK; this is translated from the exons ATGCAGAGGATGATCCGCCAGTTTGCTGCCGAATATACCTCAAAAAGCAGCTCCTCTTCTCAGGACGGCCCCTCTGCCCCCAGCCCTGCTCCCCAGCCCCACCCAGATCAAAGCCTGCCACCTCCCCCCTCGCTGCCCCCTGCTGCCAGCCTTGGTGCTACTGTGACAGCCTCCGTGCCCAGCCAGAACCCTGTCCTCTCCAAGCTGCTTATGGCCGACCAGGACTCGCCTCTCGACCTCACTGTCAAAAAGCCTCCGCCACAGCCTGTAGAACAAG ATGGAGTGCTGGACCTGTCACTCAAAAAGGGACGGGCCAGAAGCAGCATGTCATCGCTCCACAGTTCTCACCTTTCCCAGACATCCACTCTCAGAGG GCGTTCCCTGAGAGCTGACGGACAGGCCGGGCTGCCTATGAGGAGCCTGCAGGATGGTAGGAGGAGGGAGAATTTCGGTCACTCCGCCCCTTTAAAACCCACCTCGCCTCTCGGTCATGCGCTGCACATCAAACAGGAAGTGAACCAGGATTCCGACACAGAGTTGTCTCCCAACCAGAACCACACCTCCAGACCCTTcgaccacctctctctctccaggtatggCTCTCCATCCTGGGCCTCCAAGACCCACTTTGGGGCCCTCTTGAAGCTCCGGGCCAACAGCGGAGCCGGGGACCACCTCAAAGACCTACCAAGCCTGCTGGAGGCCGCGGGGCTCTTCACCAAGTCCCCCTCCTGTGGGAAGGCAATCCTCCAGGAGGCCCGGAGAGACCAGgggctctccctttctctctccccgccCGTCGACCTCAAAATCCCCCGGGTGCGAGGCCTGGGGGTGGACCTCTCCTGGGGCTCTCTGAGCTCTGATCCCTACAGCCTCCCTAGCCCCCACTGTGAGAACAGCCTGGGGAAGAGGCTGAGGTCCATCCTGCCCAAACACGGTCGCCGGGGAAGCAGTGGCGGTCTGGACGGGCCTGGAAGAGATGGGGAGTATTGGGGTTCATCCAACGCAGACCGCCCTGCTTCTGGGGGACAGTACCCTACCTCTGACCCCGAGGCAGACCTCTGCAACAAGCAGccgaggaagaagagaggaagatacCGTCAGTACAACACAGAGCTGCTAGAGGAGGCTATAGAAGTGGTGATGGGGGGGAAGATGAGCGTGTCCAAGGCTCAGACCGTCTACGGGATCCCTCACAGCACTCTGGAGTATAAAGTCAAGGAGCGCCTGGGGACCCTGAAACACCCGCCCAAGAAGAAGCTGAAGCTGATGAGCCTCATGGAGGAACTGGAGGGTACGGAGGCCCCCGAGGGCAAAGAAGCTCTGGATGCGCCCCTGGACCCCCAGGAGTCTCTGTGGGAGGGGAGACAGTCTGTGTCTGTGCCCAGAGAAAACGGCAGGGAGCTGCTCAGCACAGGCCTCTCACCAGACAAGTGA